One window of the Eucalyptus grandis isolate ANBG69807.140 chromosome 8, ASM1654582v1, whole genome shotgun sequence genome contains the following:
- the LOC108957241 gene encoding isoflavone 3'-hydroxylase-like, which translates to MAYGNTTIGTTPYGPHWRNLRHLTALEILSPHRLAGSLAIQQEEVRLLVRSLYKAASSAQGGGFTRVAMRSKLQEPSFNVIMRMISGKCYSGAAVDAGDAEVARRFTEVIEEEFELSGTDPSDYLPVLRKVVDFKGRERRMVDVAKGPI; encoded by the coding sequence ATGGCCTACGGCAACACTACCATCGGCACCACCCCCTACGGTCCCCACTGGCGCAACCTCCGCCACCTCACAGCCCTCGAGATCCTTTCTCCGCATCGTCTCGCCGGCTCCCTCGCCATCCAGCAGGAGGAAGTCAGGCTCCTGGTGAGGAGCCTCTACAAGGCGGCCTCCTCTGCCCAGGGCGGCGGTTTCACAAGGGTGGCGATGAGGTCGAAGCTGCAGGAGCCGTCCTTCAACGTCATCATGAGGATGATCTCTGGGAAGTGCTACTCCGGGGCCGCTGTCGACGCAGGCGACGCCGAGGTGGCCAGGCGGTTCACGGAGGTGATAGAGGAGGAATTCGAGCTGAGCGGGACGGACCCAAGCGATTACTTGCCAGTGCTGAGGAAGGTGGTGGACTTCAAGGGGAGGGAGCGGAGGATGGTGGACGTGGCCAAGGGTCCGATCTAA